The DNA window TGCGGGTGCGAACATCAAATCCAATGTGACGATCTACAGCGGCACTACCATCGGTAAGCGCGCGACGATCCATGCCGGAGCGGCACTCGGCAGCGATGGTTTCGGTTACGTTCAGGACCAGTCGTCAGGGAAGTACGAGAAGTTTCCGCAAGTCGGTCGGCTCATTATCGGGGACGATTTCGAAATTGGCGCGAACAGCACGGTCGATCGTGGCGCTCTCGACGAAACTCTCATCGGCCATGGCGTGAAGATCGATAACCTTGTCCACATCGCACATAATGTTCGAATCGGTGACAACGTGGTCATCGCCGCGCAGACGGGAATCTCCGGCAGCTCGGTAATCGCCGACAACGTCATCATCGCCGGACAAGTGGGAATCGCCGATCACGTCACCATTGAAGAGGGCGCAATCCTGGGCGCTCAATGCGGTGTGCCATCCAATAAAACCATTCGCGGGAGAGGCATGCTGTTCTGGGGAACTCCGGCGCGACCCATACGCGACTACCTGAAAGAACTCGCGGTCCTATCGAGGCTCGCGAAGAAGAAATAATCCGGTTATGGCCATAGTCATCGTAGGTGGACATTCGCGCAGTGTGGGAAAGACCAGCACTGTGGCCGAGATCATCTCCGCATTTCCGCAGTACCGCTGGACCGCCGTCAAGATCACACAGTACGGTCACGGAATCTGTTCCGCGAATGGCAACGAATGCGACTGCGCCACACCCGACCACTCATGGGCTGTCACGGAAGAGCATGATCGCT is part of the Terriglobales bacterium genome and encodes:
- the lpxD gene encoding UDP-3-O-(3-hydroxymyristoyl)glucosamine N-acyltransferase, whose product is MKAQQIAEATGARVVGDGKVEVRAAKSVSSSTPDSIVFVEDPKWLDEALQSGAGVILTGDFAAHATTSKTLLITKQPKLAFARTVSLLQPNAHAAVGIHPMAVIAPTAILGANTSVGAFTVIEGDVSVGEGSTIGPNCFVGAGVKIGAGANIKSNVTIYSGTTIGKRATIHAGAALGSDGFGYVQDQSSGKYEKFPQVGRLIIGDDFEIGANSTVDRGALDETLIGHGVKIDNLVHIAHNVRIGDNVVIAAQTGISGSSVIADNVIIAGQVGIADHVTIEEGAILGAQCGVPSNKTIRGRGMLFWGTPARPIRDYLKELAVLSRLAKKK